A single region of the Triticum dicoccoides isolate Atlit2015 ecotype Zavitan chromosome 2B, WEW_v2.0, whole genome shotgun sequence genome encodes:
- the LOC119363249 gene encoding pre-mRNA-splicing factor 18-like has product MDLLRKELEKKRKAATADFGGKNFVRRSELEDKQLQKRRQIPAKAPSVLSPNSSASDPTNSNADPAQAGGGNPNPSSSAAAASVPPALAGKKATPDDTLHSEERRIDELVLPRNEVMRRLRVLREPVTLFGEDDADRLDRLKLVLKSGAIDDIDDLEMTEGQTNDFLRDMIELRMRQKAGRDAYGKGKGKRVGAGDGGEGGALGDDVDEGDGDARRSGDDADADKDSKRMKTKFEELCDEDKILVFFKRLLNEWNQELDDMTELEKRSAKGKSMFATFKQCARYLSPLFEFCRKKVLPDDIRKALLFIVDCCMKRDYLQAMDQYIKLAIGNAPWPIGVTMVGIHERSAREKIYTNSVAHIMNDETTRKYLQSIKRLMTLCQRRYPALPSKSVEFNSLANGSDLQALLSEEKDPTKGPSEDRLRLMPAAKE; this is encoded by the exons ATGGATCTCCTGAGGAAGGAGCTGGAGAAGAAGCGGAAGGCGGCGACGGCCGACTTCGGCGGTAAGAACTTTGTCCGGCGGTCGGAGCTGGAGGACAAGCAGCTCCAGAAGCGCCGCCAGATCCCCGCCAAGGCTCCTTCTGTGCTCAGCCCCAACTCCTCCGCCTCCGACCCTACCAACTCCAACGCCGACCCCGCCCAGGCCGGGGGcgggaaccctaaccctagctcctccgccgccgcggcctctgTTCCTCCCGCCCTCGCGGGGAAGAAGGCCACGCCGGACGATACGCTCCACTCCGAGGAGCGCCGCATTGATGAGCTCGTCCTCCCGCGGAACGAGGTCATGCGGCGACTCCGGGTGCTCCGCGAGCCGGTCACGTTATTTGGGGAGGACGACGCCGACCGCCTTGATCGCCTCAAGCTCGTGCTCAAGTCCGGGGCGATCGACGACATTGACGACCTTGAGATGACAGAGGGGCAGACCAACGATTTCCTCCGTGACATGATTGAGCTCCGCATGCGGCAGAAGGCTGGTCGAGACGCCTACGGCAAGGGTAAAGGCAAGCGTGTAGGTGCTGGTGATGGTGGCGAGGGCGGCGCCCTGGGAGATGATGTGGATGAAGGGGATGGGGATGCCCGGAGGAGTGGGGATGATGCTGACGCAGACAAGGACTCAAAGCGAATGAAGACCAAGTTTGAGGAGCTTTGTGATGAAGACAAGATCTTAGTCTTCTTCAAGAGGTTGCTCAATGAGTGGAACCAGGAGCTGGATGATATGACAGAGCTGGAGAAGCGTTCGGCAAAGGGAAAGTCAATGTTTGCAACGTTCAAGCAGTGTGCGCGGTATCTCAGTCCCCTGTTTGAGTTCTGCAGGAAGAAG GTTCTTCCTGATGACATCCGCAAAGCATTGCTCTTTATTGTGGACTGCTGCATGAAGCGTGATTATTTGCAAGCAATGGACCAATACATCAAGCTGGCCATTGGCAACGCGCCATGGCCTATTGGAGTCACTATGGTTGGTATCCACGAGCGTTCTGCACGAGAGAAGATATACACGAATAGTGTGGCTCATATCATGAACGACGAGACCACTCGCAAGTACCTTCAGTCGATCAAGAGGCTTATGACCCTTTGCCAGCGGCGTTATCCTGCCCTGCCCTCCAAATCAGTGGAGTTCAACAGCCTGGCAAATGGGAGTGACTTGCAGGCCCTTCTGTCGGAGGAGAAGGATCCGACGAAAGGTCCTTCTGAGGACAGGCTCCGGCTGATGCCAGCAGCAAAAGAGTGA
- the LOC119360813 gene encoding protein YABBY 7-like: MSSSASRLALGGLPERLGYVQCKFCTTILLVSVPCSGLLKMVAVQCGRCAGILSVSVASPPPPPPPPSVELPLQELGVDPPPREWSDDSSAGDDEDDGDWEGEVAEKSATAVNKPPVRKQRTPSAYNCFIKEEIKRIKAMEPDITHKEAFSTAAKNWAHLPRIQHKGD; encoded by the exons atgtcgtcgTCGGCGTCTCGCCTAGCTCTCGGCGGCCTCCCGGAGCGGCTCGGCTACGTGCAGTGCAAGTTCTGCACCACCATCTTGCTG GTGAGCGTGCCGTGCAGCGGCCTTCTCAAGATGGTGGCCGTGCAGTGCGGCCGCTGCGCTGGCATCCTCTCCGTCAGTGTGGCTTctccccctccaccgccgccgccgccgtccgtcgaGCTGCCTCTGCAG GAGCTGGGCGTTGATCCGCCGCCGAGAGAATGGTCGGACGACAGCAGCGCCGGcgacgacgaagatgacggcgaCTGGGAGGGAGAGGTCGCGGAGAAGAGTGCCACTGCCGTCAACAAAC CGCCGGTGAGGAAGCAGCGGACGCCGTCGGCATACAACTGTTTCATCAA GGAAGAGATAAAGAGGATTAAAGCCATGGAGCCTGACATCACCCACAAAGAAGCATTCAGCACGGCTGCTAAAAAC TGGGCTCACTTACCCAGAATTCAGCACAAGGGAGACTGA